Genomic segment of Primulina tabacum isolate GXHZ01 chromosome 11, ASM2559414v2, whole genome shotgun sequence:
ATGGTCTATAATATGATCAGTTGTGAACATATGCATTGATGCAAGATACTTTAGCCTTTGGTGcaaatataatatacaaaatCCGTGATTTATCCTACATTTTGactcaaatttaataataatcaaaattaaaataataattatgttatatttatctTTCAATTTATCGTCTCATCTTCGGTATCATTTCATCTCCAATACATGGACGTATCATTGCCAAGTACTTTTTacgtaaattaaattatttttttacggTAGATTTTAACTTGTTTTCAAAGGATAGAGGCACGGTGAACAGGATCACTCTTTAATTGTTTATGATGATTTGTTGCTTGCCGTTGATTGTTAAATGATGTATAATTATTCGATTTGTTTGCTTGTGGAACGAATATTTTTAGTTTAAATTCGTCGTATTAACCAtcttatttgaattaaatttaatatatcaCAATTAATTAGGAAAATAAAGACGAATCTTAggtataataaattaatatgtcGAACCACAGCAGAATGATGAtcaatttaattagtatttcaCTTTGGTTCTCAAATGTGAAGTTTTTTATATTCCCATTTGAATTAGTGAATTCGAATTTTTATAGCAAATATAAAATAACAGTGATAATAATAATGGCAATATTCTCGCAATAAATAAGATTATTTCTTTCTCTATGTAGTTATACATTTAAcagataataataattattattataaattattattattattataattgacTTGATTGTGATTTAACAAAAGGACATATTTATTTCTGAAAAtgcaaaatattaataaattttattttattgcctAGATTAGCTAATGagaaatattaaaaatcttgGAAAGTATGAGCAAAATTGTATTTTTCATAGTATGTAAAATATTACCTAGGATTAAGTTacggattttattttataatttttgctTTGATTAGcaaatttgataattaattaTCATTAGTATCACAAATTTAGTTCTATATTTGCGTTCAAATTAATAAATTTGGATTTATGTACAGTATGACATTCTTTTCGAAGTATTTCGTTTCATATGGTTTTAGCTAATCTctttaatacatttttattacTAAAAATATGTAATTGAACATATAGTAAATCATATTTAATGAATATATATTATCGATTTTATAAGATGGTCATCCACTGTATTTGTACATGTATTCGTCActaaacaaaaatttgtgtgagacgatctcacgaatcgtattttgtaagacggatctcttatttgaatcatccatgaaaaagtattattttttatgctaagagtatttctttttattgtgaatatcggtaggttaACTCGtctattcgtgagaccgtctcacaaaaatccTACTCAAAAAACACTCACATGTTAaacatataatttaattttgatatatttcatCGTATCTTAGCTAACTAAGAGACGAGTGTCCCTATACGAAATTAAAGTGACACTGATCTATTAACatctaattttaatatatttcatCAGATTTGAACTTCACACCAAAACTACTTATATATATTACACACAAATATCATAATACTTTTAAATACAAATTCAAGTAATTtacttaaattttatttatctttttttgaagaaaaataggacccaaacataaaattaaaacatgatttgtaataatgataatattttttttttttaaaaaaaacagagCATTTTTTTACACCACATTGAAATTAAAAATCCCCCACTAATTAACCACTAATCAGTACAATTCCAAATCAAACACAACTAATtagaaattcaaaagaaaaatataataataaaataaaatcccaaATCCTAACACAAACAAGTGGATTCCCAAGCACTCAAGCGCGAGCCACCCAGGCAAAACTTGTACTTACTGTCATTCTTATTGTAATTACTCAGCCGCCGGAACAACCTCCTCCGCCTCGCCGTGAAGGAGATCATCCCATTCTTGAGCTTCAGCCACAGAATCTTCTTCAGCTTCCTGATCGATCTGAACCGAACCCAAATCACCCTCTTCACTCTGAAGAAAGA
This window contains:
- the LOC142518399 gene encoding uncharacterized protein LOC142518399, with translation MALNYPNMAPIFSFRNEMGYTELEKRQLFLRSYQFSRKQSVSERIKRSFFRVKRVIWVRFRSIRKLKKILWLKLKNGMISFTARRRRLFRRLSNYNKNDSKYKFCLGGSRLSAWESTCLC